Proteins encoded within one genomic window of Candidatus Berkiella cookevillensis:
- a CDS encoding ABC transporter ATP-binding protein, translating into MSDTKKVIFEVKDVRKTFRSSEGQELVVLENVNFKMHENEIVALLGKSGSGKSTLLRIIAGLVKPSGGQVLYHDKPVTKPVQGIAMVFQSFALMPWLTVLENVELGLEALGIPRQERRKRALKAIDTIGLDGFESAFPKELSGGMRQRVGFARALVVEPELLLMDEPFSALDVLTAENLRGDLLDLWTSNKTRTKGILFVTHNIEEAAQIADRIIIFASDPGHIRAELNPSSAVPRNLQDLHFRKLVDDIYTLMTTSERSKVRPGDAGRDYKKMELGYRLPDAGVSELTGLVDALAQQTDGPVDLPLLAEQLHLEADELFQLTEALEILDFATVSKGDIALTEAGNTFADANILERKKLFAKQLEKHVPLAKHIRTRLELRPNNRELEDVFLSELEAYLTNAEADRVLTVIIDWGRYAEIFAYDYDSGILSLENPK; encoded by the coding sequence ATGAGCGATACAAAAAAAGTAATTTTTGAAGTCAAAGATGTACGTAAAACCTTTCGCTCTTCCGAGGGGCAAGAACTGGTTGTACTCGAAAATGTCAATTTCAAAATGCATGAGAATGAAATTGTTGCGCTACTAGGCAAATCAGGCTCTGGAAAATCAACCCTTTTACGCATTATTGCTGGTCTTGTAAAACCCAGTGGCGGACAGGTCTTATATCACGATAAACCTGTCACTAAACCTGTCCAAGGCATCGCAATGGTCTTTCAAAGTTTTGCGCTCATGCCATGGCTGACCGTACTTGAAAATGTAGAACTTGGGCTTGAAGCACTAGGAATCCCCCGTCAAGAGCGAAGAAAACGTGCCCTCAAAGCAATTGACACTATTGGCTTAGATGGCTTTGAATCTGCTTTCCCTAAAGAGCTATCGGGCGGTATGAGACAACGGGTTGGTTTTGCAAGAGCGCTTGTGGTAGAGCCAGAATTGTTACTCATGGATGAACCTTTCTCTGCTCTAGATGTACTTACAGCAGAAAACTTACGTGGCGACTTGCTAGATCTCTGGACCAGCAATAAAACACGCACCAAGGGCATACTCTTTGTCACACATAATATCGAAGAGGCTGCACAAATCGCAGATAGAATTATTATTTTTGCAAGTGATCCAGGACATATTCGTGCAGAACTCAATCCTTCCTCTGCTGTTCCTCGTAATTTACAGGATTTGCATTTCAGAAAACTGGTTGACGATATTTATACACTCATGACAACCAGTGAACGCAGCAAAGTACGCCCAGGAGATGCCGGTAGAGATTATAAAAAAATGGAGCTTGGATATCGTCTGCCTGATGCGGGTGTTTCTGAGTTAACAGGCTTGGTAGATGCCTTAGCCCAACAAACCGATGGGCCTGTCGATCTCCCGCTTTTGGCAGAACAATTGCATTTAGAAGCAGACGAACTCTTCCAATTAACCGAAGCACTCGAAATTCTTGATTTTGCAACAGTATCCAAAGGTGACATCGCGCTAACAGAGGCCGGTAACACTTTTGCAGATGCAAATATTTTAGAGCGCAAGAAGCTATTTGCAAAGCAATTAGAGAAACATGTTCCTCTAGCCAAACATATTCGCACACGCTTAGAGCTACGCCCCAATAACCGCGAACTCGAAGATGTTTTCTTAAGCGAATTGGAAGCTTATTTAACCAACGCAGAAGCAGATCGCGTCTTAACAGTTATTATCGATTGGGGTCGCTATGCAGAAATTTTTGCATATGATTATGATTCCGGTATTCTCAGCCTTGAAAATCCTAAGTAG
- a CDS encoding autotransporter assembly complex protein TamA, whose protein sequence is MRKLLLCCLITLTSNTVSAIEPVSLSVKINGVSEDIEKHIRSDMSLQHLRSDPAISESVLEYYIERAIQEITVSLQPYGFYNPHITARKSFKKNRWLISFSVDKGPVVQIETIDIQIEGPGLYNPNLSNIAKLMPLKIGNTLLHEEYEAGKKAILNAAIYEGYLAAELTTHRVEVDTQRSKAKIIIVLNTSNLYYFGHTTFSDSLLNNTFLNRYPTYEEGDPFTAQKLLNLEDALRNSDYFSTVRVDSQPNHETYQVPISVDLEDQKPNHYLFGAGYGTDTGPRGKVGYLRRRVNSKGHKFNAQLQLSELFHKVEADYIIPGKRPQTDSISINSKYMEDEYNEKPVESLELTLSEKREIYGWDRIMGLSFIHEKSVTFISNESRRDDLLLPFIEFKNTTRDNLNNPTRGRTRMIRLKGAHDDLASSVSFAQIYFQERWLHSFAYDFKTLFRLELGATLPRTYDKLPLSQRFFAGGDTSIRGFGYRSLPAEIDKDDERQPVGGSYLFVTSLELGKMIYKPFGIHSFIDMGNAFRSSKDEVQIGIGGGINYDTKLGPIKFSIAKPITNAAQSWRIHATFGPEL, encoded by the coding sequence ATGAGAAAACTTTTACTCTGCTGTCTGATTACACTGACAAGCAATACCGTAAGTGCAATTGAGCCTGTTAGTCTAAGTGTAAAAATAAATGGTGTCAGTGAAGACATTGAAAAACATATTCGCTCAGACATGAGTCTACAACATTTGCGCAGCGATCCTGCCATCAGTGAATCTGTTTTAGAGTACTATATTGAGCGTGCTATTCAAGAAATTACAGTCTCATTACAACCCTATGGCTTCTATAACCCCCATATTACTGCCCGAAAATCATTTAAAAAAAACCGTTGGTTGATCAGCTTTAGCGTTGATAAAGGGCCTGTTGTTCAAATTGAGACAATAGATATTCAAATAGAAGGCCCTGGCTTATATAATCCCAATTTAAGCAATATTGCCAAGCTAATGCCTTTAAAAATTGGCAATACATTATTGCATGAAGAATATGAGGCTGGAAAAAAGGCAATTTTAAACGCAGCTATTTACGAAGGCTATTTAGCAGCAGAATTAACAACGCATCGCGTAGAGGTTGACACACAACGCTCAAAAGCCAAAATAATAATCGTGCTAAATACCTCAAACTTATATTATTTTGGGCACACAACCTTTAGTGACAGCCTTTTAAATAATACATTTTTAAATCGCTACCCCACTTATGAAGAAGGTGATCCTTTTACCGCTCAGAAATTATTGAATTTAGAAGATGCACTTAGAAATAGCGATTATTTCAGCACCGTACGTGTTGATTCACAACCCAATCATGAAACATATCAAGTTCCCATTTCTGTGGATTTAGAAGATCAAAAGCCAAATCATTATCTATTTGGCGCAGGCTATGGAACCGATACCGGGCCTCGTGGCAAAGTAGGTTATTTAAGACGACGTGTGAATAGTAAAGGGCATAAATTCAATGCTCAACTACAATTATCAGAATTGTTTCACAAAGTAGAAGCAGATTACATTATTCCAGGAAAACGACCACAAACAGATAGTATTTCTATTAATAGTAAATACATGGAAGATGAATATAATGAAAAGCCTGTTGAAAGCTTAGAGCTTACTTTAAGCGAAAAACGAGAAATTTATGGCTGGGATAGAATCATGGGCTTAAGCTTTATTCATGAAAAATCTGTTACTTTTATTAGTAATGAAAGTAGACGTGATGATTTACTGTTACCTTTCATTGAATTCAAAAATACAACAAGAGATAATCTCAATAATCCTACCCGTGGTAGAACACGTATGATTCGACTAAAAGGAGCGCATGACGACTTGGCAAGCAGCGTTTCTTTTGCGCAAATTTATTTTCAAGAGCGCTGGTTGCATTCCTTTGCCTATGATTTTAAAACCTTATTTAGGTTAGAATTAGGTGCAACACTGCCTAGAACTTATGACAAATTACCTCTCTCGCAACGATTTTTTGCAGGTGGTGACACCAGCATACGCGGTTTTGGATACAGAAGCTTGCCCGCTGAAATTGATAAAGATGATGAGAGACAACCTGTGGGTGGTAGCTATTTATTTGTCACGAGTTTAGAGTTGGGAAAAATGATTTACAAGCCATTTGGCATACATAGCTTTATCGATATGGGGAATGCATTTCGTAGCTCAAAAGATGAAGTGCAAATCGGTATAGGTGGCGGTATAAACTATGATACAAAGCTAGGCCCTATTAAATTCTCAATTGCCAAACCTATTACCAATGCAGCCCAATCTTGGCGTATTCATGCAACCTTCGGGCCTGAATTGTAA
- a CDS encoding MFS transporter, whose amino-acid sequence MKNSRLALFAPIASIMILVLGSGFYTTFTSVHLQTQDIANWLVGCVSSAYFSGLVISAFRSQHFIFRVGHIRAFSAFAALIAVTTLVQGLFFSPTLWIVIRFISGYCLAGICVVIESWLMAASTQENRGTVLSVYMVAYYLAQATGQLFIKIPFAYELMGYCMIAICAALSVLPVTMTRFSAPSPENPSILSFRYLFKKAPLGVISCIISGLILGPLYTLVPVYLQENAKPDDEVGWVMLAMILGGTLLQYPIGKMSDKIDRRKVMVGMSFFCVIAFILFIPDIYNIPWLMVLGFVIGASSFIIYPLATSYTIDHVSHNEMVSAISTLLLAYGIGSTLGPLLPSMMMDWMGPNGLCFYLLAVSVGLFLYTLIAVIYKPEKTHEKSHFVSLPRTTPNAMPNPQQVE is encoded by the coding sequence GTGAAAAATAGTCGGTTAGCTTTATTTGCGCCAATTGCAAGCATTATGATTCTGGTGTTAGGTAGTGGCTTCTATACCACTTTTACATCTGTGCATCTGCAAACACAGGATATTGCAAATTGGCTGGTAGGCTGTGTGTCATCGGCTTATTTTTCAGGCTTGGTTATCAGTGCATTTCGTTCTCAGCACTTTATTTTTAGAGTAGGCCATATTCGCGCCTTTTCTGCGTTTGCTGCGCTTATTGCAGTTACAACGCTGGTACAGGGTTTATTCTTTTCGCCGACTTTATGGATTGTCATTCGCTTTATCAGCGGCTATTGCTTAGCAGGTATTTGTGTTGTGATTGAGAGTTGGCTCATGGCAGCCAGCACACAAGAGAATCGTGGCACCGTCCTTTCTGTTTATATGGTTGCCTACTATTTAGCCCAAGCGACAGGGCAGCTCTTTATTAAAATACCTTTTGCTTATGAGCTGATGGGCTATTGTATGATTGCGATTTGCGCAGCACTCTCCGTATTGCCCGTTACTATGACGCGATTTAGTGCGCCAAGTCCAGAAAATCCAAGCATTCTTTCTTTTCGTTATTTATTTAAAAAAGCACCTTTAGGTGTTATCAGCTGTATTATTTCTGGTTTGATTTTAGGTCCTCTATACACCTTGGTGCCTGTTTATCTTCAAGAAAATGCTAAACCAGATGATGAGGTTGGCTGGGTAATGTTGGCCATGATTTTAGGTGGTACACTTTTACAATATCCAATTGGCAAAATGTCAGACAAAATTGATAGACGTAAGGTCATGGTGGGTATGAGCTTTTTCTGCGTTATCGCTTTCATACTCTTTATTCCTGATATTTACAATATACCTTGGTTGATGGTCTTAGGTTTTGTCATTGGAGCAAGCTCTTTTATTATTTATCCGCTTGCTACCAGCTACACCATTGATCACGTTTCACATAATGAGATGGTTTCTGCCATTTCTACTTTGTTGCTTGCTTATGGGATAGGCTCAACACTAGGTCCTCTATTGCCTTCGATGATGATGGATTGGATGGGGCCGAATGGCTTATGTTTTTACTTATTAGCAGTGTCTGTTGGACTGTTTTTGTACACATTGATTGCTGTGATATACAAACCAGAAAAAACCCATGAGAAGTCACACTTTGTATCCTTGCCAAGAACAACGCCGAATGCGATGCCAAATCCGCAGCAGGTTGAATAG
- a CDS encoding ABC transporter permease encodes MSKTSLYAQPKHKTSFVLNQWDLFILLIVFGVFAALVWGAQQMVTPYQLGESIQVSLSPSMLPQYAIRTVIRMAIALSFSLLFTFTIGTLAAKSRRAEMFIIPFIDIMQSVPILGFLSISILGFIYLFPSSQLGPECAAIFVIFTSQVWNMALSFYQSLKTIPKELNEASSMFHLSAWQRFWRLEVPFATPSLIWNTMMSLSAGWFFVVASEAISVNNQKIMLPGIGSYIMLASKESNYAAICYVILTMFLVILIYDQLIFRPLISWSEKFKLEPNLDMESNSTWFLNILQRAHITHQFVRLMNRCRDLITIPKFKRNITSTERIPVKVKQALSWTAITFWNCLLLLSLLACAFFLIRFIYTELSLTEVLEVFELGFITTIKVFILIVLCSLIWVPIGVWIGLNPRIAQAVQPLVQFLASFPANLVYPVLFMLIVTYKLNVNIWTAPLMILGTQWYILFNVVAGTMQLPLELRLAAKNYGVKGWLWWRKVILPGIFPYYVTGAMTAAGGCWNASIVADVVEWQQTTLHATGIGAYITEFTTVGDFPRIALGISVMCIYVIVINRLVWRKLYELSEERYGHST; translated from the coding sequence ATGTCAAAAACGTCTCTCTATGCTCAACCCAAACATAAAACCTCATTTGTATTAAACCAATGGGATCTATTTATTTTACTAATTGTATTTGGCGTCTTTGCTGCCCTTGTCTGGGGTGCTCAACAAATGGTTACCCCCTATCAATTAGGTGAATCCATCCAAGTTTCTTTATCACCTAGTATGCTACCACAGTATGCTATTAGAACTGTCATTCGTATGGCTATTGCTCTCTCTTTTTCACTACTGTTTACCTTTACAATTGGCACGCTTGCAGCCAAAAGCCGGCGCGCTGAAATGTTTATTATTCCCTTTATAGACATTATGCAGTCTGTCCCTATTTTAGGCTTTTTATCCATTTCAATTTTAGGATTTATCTATTTATTTCCCAGCAGCCAACTGGGTCCTGAATGCGCTGCCATTTTTGTTATTTTTACCTCTCAAGTTTGGAACATGGCCTTGAGTTTTTACCAGTCTTTAAAAACAATTCCCAAAGAATTAAACGAAGCCTCTTCCATGTTCCATTTAAGTGCTTGGCAACGATTTTGGCGTTTAGAAGTGCCTTTTGCCACACCGAGCCTTATTTGGAATACCATGATGTCTTTGTCTGCGGGTTGGTTTTTCGTGGTCGCCTCTGAAGCCATCTCTGTGAATAATCAAAAAATCATGCTACCTGGCATTGGCTCTTACATCATGCTGGCTTCCAAAGAATCCAACTATGCAGCCATTTGCTATGTTATTCTCACCATGTTTTTAGTCATTTTAATCTATGATCAGCTTATTTTTAGACCACTGATCTCTTGGTCTGAAAAATTCAAATTAGAACCTAACCTAGACATGGAATCTAACAGTACCTGGTTTCTTAATATTTTGCAGCGCGCTCATATAACGCACCAATTTGTACGCTTAATGAACCGATGTCGAGATCTCATTACCATACCAAAGTTTAAAAGAAATATAACAAGTACTGAGAGAATACCCGTTAAAGTAAAGCAAGCACTCTCTTGGACTGCCATTACCTTTTGGAACTGCCTATTACTTTTAAGTCTTTTAGCTTGCGCCTTTTTCTTGATTCGATTTATTTATACCGAGTTGTCATTGACGGAAGTATTAGAAGTTTTTGAACTGGGTTTTATTACGACCATCAAGGTATTCATTCTCATCGTCTTATGCTCGCTTATATGGGTGCCCATTGGTGTTTGGATTGGCCTTAATCCCCGTATTGCACAAGCGGTGCAACCCTTAGTGCAGTTCTTAGCGTCCTTTCCCGCTAATCTCGTCTATCCCGTATTATTTATGTTGATAGTTACCTATAAGCTAAATGTCAACATCTGGACAGCCCCTCTGATGATCTTAGGAACACAGTGGTACATTCTATTTAATGTTGTCGCTGGCACCATGCAACTACCATTGGAATTAAGACTTGCTGCCAAGAATTATGGGGTTAAAGGCTGGCTATGGTGGCGCAAAGTGATTCTACCTGGCATCTTCCCTTATTATGTAACGGGTGCCATGACTGCGGCAGGCGGCTGCTGGAACGCAAGTATCGTCGCAGACGTTGTCGAATGGCAACAAACCACCTTACATGCGACTGGCATTGGTGCTTATATCACAGAATTTACAACGGTAGGCGATTTTCCACGTATTGCACTTGGTATTTCAGTCATGTGCATTTATGTCATTGTGATCAATCGTTTAGTTTGGCGAAAATTATATGAGCTATCAGAAGAAAGATATGGTCACAGCACATGA